One Oryza glaberrima chromosome 10, OglaRS2, whole genome shotgun sequence DNA segment encodes these proteins:
- the LOC127753421 gene encoding acyl transferase 15-like, whose product MCTVVTKSPPEIVRPSEPVTTTAATSKVIFSPLDRPLAIVPIVVLQVFEHPIHEPVETIRRGLSRALVHYYPLAGRLAGDDYDDVHIDCTGEGVTFVAANADCTVKELTRDIDRRSPDAAKAVLRELIVDYPANGFGRADPLVLMQVTAFACGGFVVGVTWNHGAADGFGIAQFLQAVGELARGLPTPAVTPVRWDEWAQAVAPSTVMASKRFMFGVKTPTKLALHSITIPARAINGIRGATACTVFEAVAAALWRCRTRVVMSDPDAPTVLAITVNSRRYVGVRDGYYGNCATVHMAVARSGAVAGGDMTEAVRAIRRAKEEIPERLKKGDVIGELSKEQLGGYESVLLVTCWRNIGFEAVDYGGGRTARVMTTYEQSGVRPMCVVCLPWQGEEDEGARVLSGCVTPHHADAFLREIATL is encoded by the coding sequence ATGTGCACAGTGGTGACCAagtcgccgccggagatcgtCCGGCCATCGGagccggtgacgacgacggcggcgaccagcaAGGTCATTTTCTCGCCCTTGGACAGGCCTCTCGCCATCGTACCGATCGTAGTGTTGCAGGTGTTCGAGCATCCGATCCATGAGCCCGTGGAGACCATCAGGAGGGGCCTCTCCCGTGCACTGGTCCACTACTaccccctcgccggccgcctcgccggcgacgactacGACGACGTGCACATCGACTGCACCGGCGAAGGCGTGACCTTCGTTGCTGCAAACGCCGACTGCACCGTCAAGGAGCTCACGCGCGACATCGACCGCCGGTCACCCGACGCCGCGAAGGCGGTTCTACGCGAGCTTATCGTCGACTACCCGGCGAACGGCTTCGGCCGCGCCGACCCTCTCGTCCTGATGCAGGTCACCGCCTTCGCCTGCGGTGGCTTCGTCGTCGGTGTGACGTGGAACCATGGCGCCGCCGATGGTTTCGGGATCGCGCAGTTTCTCCAagccgtcggcgagctcgcaCGCGGGCTACCGACGCCGGCCGTTACGCCGGTGAGGTGGGACGAGTGGGCGCAGGCGGTGGCCCCTTCCACTGTCATGGCGTCCAAGCGGTTCATGTTCGGCGTGAAGACGCCGACGAAGCTCGCCCTGCACAGCATCACCATCCCGGCGAGGGCGATCAACGGCATCCGAGGTGCCACGGCGTGCACGGTGTTcgaggcggtagcggcggcgctGTGGCGGTGTCGCACCCGCGTGGTGATGTCCGACCCCGACGCCCCCACCGTGCTCGCTATCACGGTGAACTCGCGCAGGTACGTGGGCGTCAGGGACGGGTACTACGGCAACTGCGCCACCGTGCACATGGCCGTGGCGAggagcggcgcggtggcgggcggcgacaTGACGGAGGCGGTGAGGGCGATACGGCGCGCCAAGGAGGAGATACCGGAGAGGTTGAAGAAGGGGGACGTGATCGGCGAGCTGAGCAAGGAGCAGCTGGGTGGGTACGAGAGCGTGCTGCTGGTGACGTGCTGGCGGAACATCGGGTTCGAGGCGGTGGACtacggcggcgggaggacggcgAGGGTGATGACGACGTACGAGCAGAGTGGGGTGCGGCCGATGTGCGTGGTGTGTCTGCCATGGCAaggggaggaagacgaaggaGCCAGGGTGCTGTCCGGCTGTGTCACGCCTCACCATGCCGACGCATTTCTCCGTGAAATAGCTACGCTCTGA